A single genomic interval of Zunongwangia sp. HGR-M22 harbors:
- a CDS encoding ComEC/Rec2 family competence protein — translation MGYTNIKILKFSIAVLCGILTACYTKIELSYFLISAGITILFFLFSFFRSTRQLYQESYFGISCYVLLFLFGSISYQLKFPENQHNYFSHFITSENDLLSIKLKEELKTNFQKRFIAEVDHIISTKNDVKTAVKGEMLIALPLQSKIEVGQKLIIPALVQPIRSPLNPHQFDYSEYMKFQGIFNQIQLSEDQIIYIKNRETSFMANPRTSLLKSLTSAGFKKEELAVIKALILGDRTSISDKIYSEYASAGAIHILAVSGLHVGIVLLLLNFILKPLQQLKWIKFLITLAGIWAFALLTGFSASVVRASLMFSLIAFGLQINRKVNLLNTIFSAFFVLILINPFYVFQLGFQLSFAAVFSIALFQPKFNKLWYPNNKIIRLLYQTITVSICAQIGVLPLSLFYFHQFPGLFLLTNIVILPGLGVLLISGIFVLILSVFGILPKTLIDLYSFLIEKLNQYIAWIASQDAFIFREIHLSVPAVIFLFGIILSSYFLLQLKKRKYVFYVFCGIILFQISILFEEYEHSSEEIFILNKSGSTLIAEKKSEKLTLYGNKAKDTNWRYFENFKLEERISNIEFHKLQNFYLLKEKRILLIDSTTLYNFPEFNPDILVLSNSPKVNLNRVIQVLEPTMIVADASNYPSFIQLWKATCANKKIPFYQTGKKGAFNY, via the coding sequence ATGGGTTATACAAACATCAAGATTCTTAAGTTCTCGATTGCGGTTTTATGCGGAATTTTGACTGCGTGTTACACCAAAATAGAACTCTCGTATTTCCTTATTTCAGCAGGAATTACAATTCTCTTTTTCCTGTTTTCATTTTTTAGATCTACAAGACAACTTTATCAGGAAAGTTATTTTGGCATTTCCTGTTACGTTTTATTATTTCTCTTCGGAAGCATTTCGTATCAACTAAAATTCCCCGAAAATCAGCATAATTATTTTTCGCATTTTATTACTTCTGAGAATGATTTGTTAAGCATAAAACTGAAAGAAGAACTAAAAACGAACTTTCAAAAAAGATTTATTGCTGAAGTTGATCATATCATCTCCACTAAAAACGATGTAAAGACTGCTGTAAAAGGTGAAATGCTAATTGCTCTTCCATTACAATCCAAAATTGAAGTCGGGCAAAAACTAATAATTCCCGCTTTAGTTCAACCCATAAGATCTCCTTTAAATCCGCATCAATTTGATTATTCAGAATACATGAAATTTCAGGGAATATTTAACCAAATTCAACTTTCCGAAGATCAAATAATATACATTAAAAACCGCGAAACTTCTTTTATGGCAAACCCCAGAACTAGTTTATTAAAAAGCCTAACCTCCGCGGGGTTTAAAAAAGAGGAGCTGGCAGTAATAAAAGCTTTAATTTTAGGAGACCGTACTTCAATTTCAGATAAGATTTATAGCGAATATGCCTCAGCAGGTGCGATTCATATTCTGGCCGTTTCAGGATTACACGTTGGGATTGTATTGTTGCTACTCAATTTTATTCTAAAACCGCTTCAGCAATTAAAATGGATAAAATTTCTAATCACTTTAGCAGGTATTTGGGCTTTTGCTTTACTAACGGGATTTTCAGCTTCGGTGGTTCGAGCTTCTTTAATGTTTAGCCTTATTGCTTTTGGATTACAAATTAACAGGAAGGTAAACTTACTAAATACGATTTTTTCGGCATTTTTTGTTCTAATTCTTATTAATCCATTTTATGTGTTTCAGCTAGGTTTTCAATTGAGTTTTGCTGCGGTTTTTAGCATAGCTCTATTTCAACCAAAATTCAACAAACTCTGGTATCCAAATAACAAGATCATCAGATTACTATATCAAACAATAACGGTGAGCATTTGTGCCCAAATTGGCGTTTTGCCTTTAAGTCTTTTCTATTTTCATCAATTCCCAGGACTATTTTTACTCACCAATATCGTTATCCTTCCCGGCTTGGGAGTTTTATTAATTTCAGGAATATTCGTTTTAATATTGAGTGTTTTTGGCATACTCCCTAAAACTCTAATCGACCTATATTCTTTTCTAATTGAAAAACTAAACCAATACATCGCATGGATTGCCAGCCAGGACGCTTTTATATTTAGAGAAATTCATCTTAGCGTTCCTGCTGTAATTTTTTTATTCGGAATTATTTTAAGCTCCTATTTTTTACTTCAGCTTAAAAAGAGAAAATACGTTTTTTATGTTTTCTGCGGAATCATACTATTTCAAATAAGTATACTTTTTGAAGAATATGAGCATTCTTCCGAAGAAATTTTTATCCTGAATAAATCGGGCAGCACTTTAATTGCTGAAAAGAAATCGGAGAAATTGACTCTCTACGGAAATAAGGCAAAAGATACGAATTGGCGATATTTTGAGAACTTCAAACTAGAAGAAAGAATCTCGAATATTGAATTTCATAAATTACAGAATTTTTATCTTCTGAAAGAAAAACGAATACTGCTAATCGATAGCACCACGCTTTATAATTTCCCTGAATTTAATCCTGATATCCTGGTACTATCAAATTCACCAAAAGTAAATTTAAACCGAGTTATTCAAGTTTTAGAACCAACTATGATTGTCGCAGATGCCAGCAATTACCCGAGTTTTATTCAGCTTTGGAAAGCAACCTGTGCCAACAAAAAAATCCCTTTCTACCAAACTGGCAAAAAGGGAGCTTTTAACTACTAA
- the surE gene encoding 5'/3'-nucleotidase SurE, whose translation MSKEKPLILVTNDDGITAPGIRALLQVMKEIGDVVVVAPDSPQSGMGHAITISDTLFCDSVTLKENYNHKEYSCSGTPADCVKIATQEILHRKPDLCVSGINHGSNSSINVIYSGTMSAAVEAGVEGIPAIGFSLLDYSLNADFEPCKKFVKAITKNVLKNGLPKGVVLNVNFPKLPAEEIKGIKVCRQANAQWKEEFDKRTNPQGRDYYWLTGTFVNNDIGQDTDEWALENGYVSLVPVQFDLTAHHFIKELNEWKLDG comes from the coding sequence ATGAGCAAAGAAAAACCGCTAATACTGGTAACGAACGATGATGGTATTACAGCACCAGGAATACGGGCACTTTTACAGGTAATGAAAGAGATTGGAGATGTTGTAGTTGTGGCTCCCGACAGCCCACAAAGTGGAATGGGACATGCGATCACCATCAGCGATACGCTATTCTGTGATTCGGTTACCTTAAAAGAAAATTATAATCATAAAGAGTATAGCTGTTCTGGCACGCCAGCCGACTGTGTGAAAATTGCCACACAAGAGATTCTACATCGTAAACCCGATCTTTGTGTAAGCGGTATTAACCACGGCTCTAATTCTTCTATAAACGTTATTTATTCTGGCACGATGAGTGCTGCTGTAGAAGCTGGTGTAGAAGGAATTCCCGCGATTGGATTCTCGCTACTGGACTATTCTTTAAATGCAGATTTTGAACCTTGCAAAAAATTTGTAAAAGCCATTACCAAAAATGTACTTAAAAATGGATTGCCCAAAGGGGTGGTTTTGAACGTAAATTTCCCCAAATTACCTGCGGAAGAAATTAAAGGTATTAAAGTTTGTAGACAGGCTAATGCCCAGTGGAAAGAAGAGTTTGACAAAAGGACTAATCCACAGGGACGAGACTATTACTGGCTTACAGGAACTTTTGTAAATAACGACATAGGCCAAGATACAGACGAGTGGGCATTAGAAAATGGATATGTTTCTTTGGTACCGGTTCAATTCGATTTAACGGCGCACCATTTTATAAAGGAATTAAACGAATGGAAACTAGATGGATAA
- a CDS encoding C40 family peptidase, which translates to MKRRMMMKPLLKFSLMLCTAIFLTSCGSSKPKVVTTKKEVRTKKTRHYNPEVTKHNNTIKPKDERVYDIVNYAIGFEGTKYKYGGTTKRGMDCSGLLYVSFQENDIQLPRTSRAMSLQGERLYLKDVTVGDLLFFETNKNKKVINHVGMVVDISQGDILFIHSTTSLGVVISRLSENYWNNTFVMARRVI; encoded by the coding sequence ATGAAAAGAAGAATGATGATGAAGCCGCTTCTAAAATTTAGCTTAATGCTATGTACCGCCATTTTCTTAACCTCTTGCGGAAGTTCTAAACCCAAGGTAGTCACTACTAAAAAGGAAGTTAGAACTAAAAAAACCAGACATTATAATCCTGAAGTTACCAAACACAACAACACCATCAAACCAAAAGACGAGCGTGTTTATGATATTGTAAATTATGCGATTGGTTTTGAAGGTACCAAATACAAATACGGCGGGACAACAAAACGAGGCATGGATTGCTCTGGCCTTTTATATGTTTCTTTTCAGGAAAACGACATTCAATTACCAAGAACGTCTCGCGCCATGTCACTTCAGGGCGAGCGTTTGTATTTAAAAGATGTTACGGTTGGCGATCTCTTATTTTTCGAAACCAACAAAAATAAAAAGGTGATAAATCATGTTGGGATGGTCGTCGATATCTCGCAAGGAGACATACTTTTTATCCATTCCACAACTTCCTTGGGGGTTGTGATAAGCCGACTTTCAGAAAATTACTGGAACAATACGTTTGTAATGGCACGGCGAGTGATCTAG
- the lpxB gene encoding lipid-A-disaccharide synthase produces the protein MKYYIIAGEASGDLHASNLMKSLKIVDPNAEFRFWGGDLMQAQGGTMVKHYRDLAFMGFAEVVMNLRTIMNNISICKKDITAYKPDALIFIDYPGFNLRIAKWSKEQGYANHFYISPQIWAWKENRIKAIKRDIDHMYVILPFEKEFYENKHDFPVNFVGHPLIDAIDNRKNTDVEIFKKENNLDKRPIIALLPGSRKQEISKMLEVMLSITQDFKEYQFVIAGAPSQYPEFYQPYLKKTNINLVMNKTYDILSCAHAALVTSGTATLETALFKVPEVVCYKGSYISYHIAKRIINLDYISLVNLIMDREVVKELIQGEFNSDSLKKELKKILEEKNRARLLKDYDQLEQKLGGTGASLETASLIYNTLK, from the coding sequence ATGAAATATTATATCATAGCAGGAGAAGCTTCGGGAGATCTACACGCTTCTAATCTTATGAAGTCTCTTAAAATAGTAGATCCAAATGCCGAATTTCGATTTTGGGGAGGCGATCTTATGCAGGCACAGGGCGGCACTATGGTAAAACATTACCGTGATCTTGCATTTATGGGATTTGCTGAAGTTGTGATGAACCTTCGCACCATCATGAATAATATTTCAATTTGCAAAAAAGATATTACTGCCTATAAACCGGATGCTTTGATCTTTATAGATTATCCGGGTTTTAATTTAAGGATAGCTAAATGGTCTAAAGAGCAAGGCTACGCCAATCACTTTTATATTTCTCCACAAATTTGGGCCTGGAAAGAAAACCGAATTAAAGCGATTAAAAGGGATATCGATCACATGTATGTGATCTTACCTTTCGAAAAAGAATTCTACGAAAACAAACATGATTTCCCGGTCAATTTTGTGGGACATCCCCTTATCGATGCAATTGATAATAGGAAAAATACCGATGTAGAAATTTTCAAGAAAGAAAACAATCTGGATAAACGTCCAATTATTGCTTTACTTCCCGGAAGTAGAAAACAGGAAATTTCTAAAATGCTAGAAGTAATGCTAAGTATTACTCAAGATTTTAAAGAATACCAGTTTGTAATTGCCGGTGCTCCAAGTCAGTATCCAGAATTCTATCAGCCTTACTTAAAAAAGACCAATATCAATTTAGTAATGAACAAAACTTATGATATTTTAAGTTGTGCTCATGCTGCTTTGGTCACCTCTGGAACTGCAACTTTAGAAACCGCTCTTTTTAAAGTTCCAGAAGTAGTTTGCTATAAAGGAAGCTATATTTCTTATCACATTGCCAAAAGAATTATTAATTTAGATTATATCTCGCTGGTCAACCTTATTATGGATCGTGAGGTCGTTAAAGAATTGATACAGGGAGAATTCAACTCAGATTCCCTAAAAAAAGAATTAAAAAAGATTTTAGAAGAAAAAAACAGAGCGAGACTTTTAAAAGATTACGATCAATTAGAGCAAAAATTAGGAGGAACCGGCGCCAGTCTGGAGACTGCCAGTCTAATTTATAATACTTTAAAGTAG
- a CDS encoding carboxy terminal-processing peptidase, whose amino-acid sequence MRRNLKILVLAVLMAATSCSFTTKKFDDPNKDKLLIDLITYVLSQGHYDAKEINDDFSAKVYNHYIESLDPSKRFFYKKDIEEFEKYKMLIDDEINNKELNFFDLTYSKLVKRNEEAKNLYKEILAEPFDFSKEEDFVANGDDLNYVTSKKELKERWRKQLKFSTLITFYDLKQDEKNKKEDDADYKVKSDEELEKKARETTENSLSEYFDLTDDLERNDYFSVFINAVVEEFDPHTYYFAPRDKDRFDVAMSGKIEGIGARLQKKNDNITIMDVISGGPAWKSDELATGDVILKVKQEDEDEPVNIVGMRLDDAVDLIKGPKGSEVTLTVRKKLLGNIEQVKLTRDIVEIEETYAKSAMVEKEGKQYGLINLPKFYFDMEDYDSRNAASDMRKDIEALKEQGMEGLVVDLRNNGGGSLKTVVDIAGLFIEKGPIVQVQSNGERKEVLNDEDSEIVWDGPLVILVNELSASASEILAAAMQDYKRAVIIGSKQTYGKGTVQNVVDLNRWLRNSDYGDMGALKITTQKFYRVNGGSTQLEGVKSDVVVPDRYSYVDVGEKDQDNPLPWDKIDPADYDIWDGYVGYEEAIENSKKRMEQSEQIKLIEQNAKWIKDQSEDDTYSLNFDQYAANADETKEVAKQYDALKNYKTDLSFVSLPYEKQMFEADSTLQEKRDRWHKDLSRDVYVEEAINVLSDIKTNNIKHKVADSDKIKD is encoded by the coding sequence ATGAGAAGGAATTTAAAAATCCTGGTATTAGCGGTTTTAATGGCAGCAACTTCATGCAGCTTTACCACTAAAAAGTTTGATGATCCTAACAAAGACAAACTTTTAATTGATCTTATTACCTATGTTCTTAGTCAGGGACATTATGATGCAAAAGAAATTAATGATGATTTTTCAGCAAAAGTTTACAATCACTATATCGAGAGTTTAGATCCTTCAAAACGTTTCTTTTATAAAAAGGATATTGAAGAATTTGAAAAATATAAGATGTTGATTGATGATGAAATTAATAATAAAGAACTTAATTTTTTCGATTTAACCTATTCCAAGCTTGTAAAGCGTAACGAAGAAGCTAAGAATCTTTATAAAGAAATCCTTGCAGAACCTTTCGATTTTAGTAAAGAAGAAGATTTTGTAGCCAATGGAGACGATCTTAATTATGTAACTTCTAAGAAAGAATTGAAGGAACGTTGGAGAAAACAACTTAAATTTTCAACCCTTATTACATTTTACGATTTAAAGCAGGACGAAAAAAATAAAAAAGAAGATGATGCAGATTATAAAGTAAAAAGTGATGAGGAATTAGAGAAAAAAGCACGTGAAACTACAGAGAATAGTTTATCTGAATATTTTGATCTAACCGACGACTTAGAAAGAAATGATTATTTCTCTGTTTTTATAAATGCTGTTGTAGAGGAATTTGACCCTCATACCTATTATTTCGCACCAAGAGATAAAGATCGTTTTGATGTTGCAATGTCTGGTAAAATAGAAGGGATTGGCGCCAGATTACAAAAGAAAAATGACAATATTACTATCATGGATGTGATCTCAGGTGGTCCCGCATGGAAGAGTGACGAATTAGCTACCGGAGATGTTATCCTAAAAGTAAAACAAGAAGATGAAGACGAGCCGGTAAATATTGTAGGCATGCGTTTAGACGATGCAGTAGATTTAATCAAAGGACCAAAAGGATCTGAGGTTACTCTTACTGTGCGTAAAAAATTGCTAGGAAATATAGAGCAGGTTAAGCTTACCAGAGATATTGTTGAGATCGAAGAAACTTATGCAAAATCTGCAATGGTAGAAAAAGAAGGCAAGCAATATGGTTTAATTAATCTGCCTAAATTCTATTTTGATATGGAAGATTATGATAGCCGTAATGCAGCTTCAGATATGCGTAAAGATATCGAGGCACTTAAAGAGCAAGGCATGGAAGGTCTTGTCGTGGATCTTCGTAATAACGGCGGTGGATCTTTAAAAACCGTAGTAGATATTGCAGGTTTATTTATCGAAAAAGGGCCGATTGTACAAGTGCAATCTAATGGAGAGCGCAAAGAAGTTCTTAATGATGAAGATTCTGAAATTGTTTGGGATGGTCCTCTTGTGATTTTGGTTAATGAATTGTCTGCTTCCGCTTCAGAAATTTTAGCGGCTGCAATGCAAGACTACAAAAGAGCTGTGATTATAGGAAGTAAACAAACCTATGGTAAAGGTACAGTTCAGAATGTGGTAGATTTAAATCGATGGTTAAGAAATAGTGACTATGGAGACATGGGTGCGTTGAAAATAACTACTCAGAAGTTTTACAGAGTAAACGGTGGTTCTACTCAGTTAGAAGGCGTAAAGAGTGACGTTGTAGTTCCAGATCGTTATAGCTATGTGGATGTAGGTGAAAAAGATCAAGATAATCCATTACCATGGGATAAAATTGATCCCGCAGATTACGACATTTGGGATGGTTATGTTGGATACGAAGAAGCGATCGAAAATAGTAAGAAGCGTATGGAGCAAAGTGAGCAAATAAAGCTTATAGAGCAAAATGCAAAATGGATTAAAGATCAAAGCGAAGATGATACCTATTCTTTAAACTTCGATCAATATGCAGCAAATGCTGATGAAACTAAAGAAGTTGCAAAGCAATACGACGCTTTAAAAAATTATAAAACAGATCTTTCTTTCGTTTCGCTACCTTACGAAAAGCAAATGTTTGAAGCAGATTCTACGCTTCAGGAAAAAAGAGATAGATGGCATAAGGATTTGAGCCGAGATGTTTATGTTGAAGAAGCAATAAATGTACTTTCTGATATTAAGACGAATAACATTAAACATAAAGTAGCAGATTCAGATAAAATCAAGGATTAA
- a CDS encoding thioredoxin family protein, with translation MKKLFFIAFMILGVTAHAQQENIEINWMTMNEALAAQKEAPKNIIMDAYTVWCGPCKMLDKNTFGHPQVAQFINENYYPVKFNAEGEQEINYKDKVFSNPQYDPELKARRNSPHEFARALNISAYPSIVFFDEQGELIAPLKGYRSPEQIEIFLKIFAKDEYKNLTSEKAWKEYNENFKPTFTK, from the coding sequence ATGAAAAAACTATTTTTTATAGCCTTCATGATTCTTGGAGTCACTGCACACGCCCAGCAGGAGAATATCGAGATCAACTGGATGACGATGAACGAAGCTCTGGCGGCTCAAAAAGAAGCGCCTAAAAATATCATTATGGATGCGTATACTGTTTGGTGTGGGCCGTGTAAAATGTTAGATAAAAACACTTTTGGGCATCCCCAGGTAGCGCAGTTTATAAACGAAAACTATTATCCGGTAAAATTTAATGCTGAAGGAGAACAGGAAATCAACTACAAAGACAAAGTTTTTAGTAATCCCCAATACGATCCAGAATTAAAAGCGAGAAGGAATAGTCCGCATGAGTTTGCGAGAGCTTTAAATATTTCAGCCTATCCAAGTATCGTTTTCTTTGATGAGCAAGGTGAATTAATAGCACCTTTAAAAGGTTACAGATCGCCAGAGCAAATAGAAATTTTCCTTAAAATCTTCGCAAAGGATGAGTACAAGAATTTAACTTCAGAAAAAGCCTGGAAAGAATACAATGAAAACTTCAAACCTACGTTTACAAAGTAA